A segment of the Camelus bactrianus isolate YW-2024 breed Bactrian camel chromosome 22, ASM4877302v1, whole genome shotgun sequence genome:
aagaaaactgaggctccgtTACGTGAAACACATGGCCCAGAGTCTCATGCCATTCCAACAGAAATGACTTCAGAATCTAGAGTCTTCAGTGCATACAGGGCAGCCACATTTGTGGCCTTCAGAGTTCCAACAAAGGGAGATCATAGCTAAAAGGCAGCGGGTCACAACAGTTGTCCATCACTGGCTTGGTGACCTGAGGGATGTGTCACAGTAATTCTAGTGGGCTTTGATTTTCTACTCTTCTCAGAACCTAATCACCAAGGGAGATGCAATCCCTCACAACTCTCAAGCCCTGATTCCAGATTCCACCTTCCAGATTCCACCACAACCCTATTTCTGGGCGGGCCCCTGAGCCCAGCCACAGTCCTGTCTTCATCTCTGAGTCTGACCCAGGGCAGAGTGACCATGAGGGCTAGAGCGCGTGCTTGGGAAGTTTCCCGAAGGTGCAGCCTTACCCAGCCTTAGCTGCTGGAAAGGGAGGGGCCAGGGTATGCTGTTCTACCATATCTGCTAGGAACAAGGAATGGGGGTAGGGTGGAGAAcgtcctggtgtcacaggtcttaaAGAGTGCAGAGCCACCCACCTACCCATTTATGGAGTAGGTGCATTTATGGAGCACCTTCTGTATGCCAGCCAGGTCTAGGTACTGGGGATAGTGAACAAAAGACTCGACTTAGAGCTCATATAGAGCTTTAGTCCTAGTGGGGGGCGATTGACcaaataattaatgaaataatcaCACACATGGCTGTGGTGGGAAGTGCCATGAAGAATCAAGCGAGGAAGGATGGGGTTGGTGTGCCCAGTGGGGTGAAGGGTTGCTGCTATGTACAGAATGGTCAGGGGGGGAATATTTGAACAGAATCTTGGATGAAGTGAGGGGAGCTGCTGGGAGGGCTTTTAAGGGCAgggacagccagtgcaaaggccctggggtaggagCACGCCTCCTGTGTTCAAGGAACACTGAAGAAGCCCGCATGATCAGGGAAAGTGGAGGGAGTTACCTGGGGGCCAGAAGATACCGGACCTCTTAGTCATGCTAAGGAGTTAGGCTTTTATTCTTAAGGCAATGGAGGACCATGGGAGTGCTTTGAACTGGGGAGTAACTGGAACTGTATCAAGGCCATTTTAGCTGTGGGATGAAAATCATCTGGAGGCAATGAGGTGGAAGCGGGGAGCCCAAAGGGAGATCAGAGATCAAGGCAAGAGCCCAGGAGAGAGACCCTGGTGGTTCAGACCAGGGCAGAGGCCAGCTTCTGGAAGTCTTCAGGAGCAGAGCCAAAGGAATTGCTGAGGGATCAGATGTGGGGttgagaaagggagaggagagtcGAGGGCAGCAGAGGGCTTTGTCTGAGACCTGGAAGGGAGTGGTTACTGAGCTGGCGAGGATGGAGGGAATTCTAGGGTGAGGGGCAGGTGGGTGCCAGGAGTCTGGGTAGGGTGGGTGTGATTGGAAATTTCCATGTGGGGAGTTGGAATAGAGGCTGAGAGGCCAGCTGCAGGGAGATATTGGGGAGTTATTGGCATAGGAATGGCATTTAAAGTCAAGAGTTTGGACGAGATCAGAGAGGGTGAGGGTGGCCAGCACAGAGGCCCCAGTTCTGAGCTGCGGGCTCTCCGTGGTGTAGAGGtctgaaagagaaaaggagactgGAACATGGTCACCAGTGAGGCAGGGGCACACCCGGAGACTCCTGTACACCCTTGATAGGGAGACTTTATGACCGGGACCAAGTCGAGCTCCCCGAGTTTGGTTGCCCATCTCGGTCCAGCCTGTGCCTGCCGGTGGTGTGGTGGGGCTGCTGCTGAGAGCTGACTCAGGGGAAACAGCAAAAAGGATAGTGCCCGCCGACTGTCATCCTGACCCCTAGTCCTGCTGGGTTGGGTGTGCCCGGGAGCTGCCAGGTCACCTTCCtcactgccctcccctcctcctcgtAGGTTCATTAATAAGCTCCAGCCAGGCTCCGTGAAGAAGGTCAATGAATCCACCCAAAATTGGCACCAGGTGAGCCTCGACTCTCTTAACTCTTTCAAGCCCTGGCCCATAGCCCCTCAGacctccaccccctcccacccctaaCAACCACCGGCTCCCCTCCAGCTGGAGAACATCGGAAACTTCATCAAGGCCATCACCAAGTACGGGGTGAAGCCCCATGACATCTTTGAGGCCAACGACCTGTTCGAGAACACCAACCACACACAAGTGCAGTCCACCCTCCTGGCCCTGGCCAGCATGGTGAgtgtgggtggagggtgggcacGGGGCAGGGGGGCTGGGCGAGTCTGGGCTGGGATGCTGgtgcccacccccccacccctagCCCAGCAGGTGCAGCTAAGGGCCTTCAAGGGGACGATGCAGCCTGGGGGCTCCCTCATCAGTCCCAgcccccctccttccccaggccaAGACGAAAGGGAACAAGGTGAACGTGGGAGTGAAATATGCAGAGAAGCAGGAACGGAAATTTGAGCCCGAGAAGCTAAGAGAAGGGAGGAACATCATCGGGCTGCAGGTACCGCCCCTTCCTCACCGGGGTCTCGCTGATGAGAGGAGGCGGGAGGACGAGGAGGCTGAGAGGGCACCCTGATCCCTGAAGGCTCGGGGGGGACAGGATGGTCCCTACTACTAAACTATCTGCTCCGCATTTTCTGTACCCTAACTCACTCCTCCAGCGGTTCTAGGGGGTGGGTACTGTTGGCATCATACCTTttatatagatgaggaaactgaggccaggagaaGCTAGCTCCCTTGCCAGGATTGCCCACTGGAAGTCAGGTCCCCGTGCTCTGAGCCACTTACCAGTCTGTGACacaccttctctgggcctcagtttccagtCTGTAGCCTGAGGGTGGAAACTGACATCAGTTACACCTCAGGGCCCATGGGGAGATTCTGTAACCCTCGGGGTGATTCTCCTCCTGGCTTCCCTAGATGGGCACCAACAAGTTTGCCAGTCAGCAGGGCATGACAGCCTACGGCACCCGGCGCCACCTCTACGACCCTAAGCTGGGTACGGACCAGCCCCTGGACCAGGCCACCATCAGCCTGCAGATGGGCACCAACAAGGGAGCCAGCCAGGTATGCGGGGGCAGGGGGGCGCACAGGCCGGGCTGGTGGGGTCGTGCCCCTCGCCACCCCCATGGCCTGACCGCACTGCCCTCTGCAGGCCGGCATGACCGCGCCCGGGACCAAGCGTCAGATCTTCGAGCCAGGGCTGGGCATGGAACACTGTGACACACTCAATGTCAGCCTGCAGATGGGCAGCAACAAGGGGGCCTCGCAGCGGGGCATGACGGTGTACGGGCTGCCGCGCCAGGTCTACGACCCCAAGTACTGCCTGACGCCCGAGTACCCGGAGCTGGGCGAGCCTGCCCACAACCACCACCCGCACAACTACTACAACTCCGCCTAGGGCCCTGGGCCTCCCGCCTTCCCCCAGGGAGGCTGGCTGCTGCTCctggcagggcctggcctggcccgccaaccccctccccctgcatgGCTCCTCCAGCCTCCTGGCACCTGCCTACAGGGTTAGCGTTTGGGGGGAGCAGATTGGGGGGCCCGTGGGGTGGGAACGGGGGTCTCCTCCCTGGAGCGCTGCAGGGGTCCAACATGGAGCCAGGTGTTCCCAACACACCCAAAGGATGCACTGAGCAAAGCTACCCTGCTGTTCCCCACTCCCCACAGGTGGCTTCCCCCAGAACAAGAAGCCCCCCAAGCGAAgcccccagagcccaggctcgctccccagcccccaaccccatTCCCACAGTGGGAGCAAACTGCATGCCCAGAGACCCAGCGGACACACGCGGTTTGGTTTGCAGCTGGCGTACGGGATGTGACAGCGGCGTTTGTAACGCGAGcactttctttttctacttcactGGAGCACAATAAATGCCTGTAAAATCAGCCGAGGACTTGGGGCTGCTCCGTCCCCCCAGAGCCTGCGTGGCTCTTGCGCACATGCCAACAACCCTGTTCAGATACACTCTGTCTCCCGCACACACATCTGCCCAGGCACACACACTCACTGCACcctcagatgcacacacacagctCACAGCTGCTCGCTGGACCCAGGACAGGCACCCTACTCACTCACACACAAAATTCCCACACCCActctcacactcacacatgcaGTACATACTCCTACCCAAGACACATAACATACACCCTCGCAAGGGTGTTCCCCCAGGACAAGAAGCCCCCCAAGtaatatccacacacacacatgtgcttgGTACCCACGTGCCTTCCCTGGGGGTCTGTGGGTTGTGTTAAGAGGCCAAGCCCCGGGCCAGGCTGGATGGGATGTGAATCACAATTCTGCAGCTCActagctgcgtgaccttgggtaagtcgcTTCCCTTCCCTAGGCCTGTTTTTCCATCAGAGAAATGAGGACCTGGAACCGTGTGGGGTCTCAGGAAACTTAAATGAAATGATGCCTCCAGACGGGATGACATTTGGCTGTGACAGTGAGAATGGACAAGCCGGGGCCTGGAGGCCCCTGTGGGCGGGGGGACTCTAGCCCTGGAGGAgactgcgggggggggggagtggacAGAGCGCTGGGGGAGGATGGGCACTTTGGGTGCCCAGGGCAATGGCCCGTTACCAGCTGGCACAGAACTGTTAAGGAGCTGACCGCAGGGTGCAGCTGGCCCGTGCAACTGGCTCCCTCTCTGCCCTCTTCTTAGGGCTGTTGTCCAAGCCTGGCCTGCCAGCCCTGGACCCTAGAAGTCTGGACAAGGCCCCAACCTCTCCACATTTCAGAGGGGCCCCGAAGCCACCAACTGCCAGGGTTCCAACGAGAGGGTGCAGCCGTGCTGTGGGCACagtcttcttccctctcctccccagggcagggggtGAGGCTGGAACCTGGGGACCCACAGAGACAGACATCAGTGGACCCGCGTGCATAGCTGCACACAGCCCCCAGGGGCCTTGTTAACTGGATTCTAGGCACTCTTGGCCTGGCTTCCCGGAGTCCTGCTCCCTGAGGGCCAGCAAGGGGAAGCTATGCTGAGGAGGATCCAtgcctggcccagggccctgcctcCTCGGGAAAACAGCACCATATTAGCACTTGGCCTGTGAGGCTGAGGGGGCGGGCCCTGGATGGCAGAACAAGCCCCCTTTCCCTGGATCCCAGAGAGCACACCCCTCATCCCAGAAGTAGGCACCTGTCCACCTTCTATCCATGTCTGCTGGGTCCTGCCTTGGCCAGGTGACCCTACCTGGGGCcttggagggaggaggtgggagttCCAGGGAGGGTCATGTCAGGGCAGAGTGGGACTTTGGGGACACATGGCAGACCCAGTGGCTGGACCTGGTGGACAGGGCTTTAGGCTAGCTCAGCACCTTCTTTGGCTGTTCGAATCCCTCACTGCCCTAGTGGGTCCGAGTCTGCTCGAATCATGCCAGGAATCATGAATAGGCTCCCTGGGAAGGTTCCATCATCCTTCCCACTGTACCAACGAGGAATCCAAAGCCCAGGTGACTTGCTGCCAGGGCTCATGAGGCCAGACAGAGGAGGAGTTGGACCTGGCCCAGGCTGCCAGAGCGTCAGGACACCCACACCACAAGGCCATCTGAGGGGGTCATGGGGGTACCCAGGTGCTCACCACCAGCCATGTTCAGATGGGTTTTTTCCAACACCGCCACAGTTAACTCAGTTCTAACACTATCTGCCTGGACAGAACACCATATCCCACAGGATAAAGGTTACGTCCAagactgcccctccccactccagccgccaatcacaagtccaggttgttacctgtgcttcggACCAACCAGCTGTAGATGGGtggttcccatgaccccctcctcAGATTTGGTTAATTTACTAGAGTAGCTCACAGAAgctggagaaacattttacttattagATTACTGGCTTATTACAAAAGGACCTAACTCAGCCAGGTGGAATGTGTGTGGGGCGAGGTGAGGTGGAGGGCTGTGgcccacccctgccctctccaAGTGTCCCAGGGTCTCTGTGTGTTTAACGTCGAAGCTCATCAGATTTTGTTTTCAGCTTAATtcaccctcccccttcccagggTTGGTGGGTGCCTCTGAGATTTTAGTAATCCCTTTCCAGTGACCAGCCCCACCCTAAATCATTAGCATAATCTCAGGAGTGATCAGAGGGGCTCTTTATGAATGACAAAAGATACTCCAGGttgctcaggaaattccaaggtttTAGGAGCTTTGTGCCAGGAACTCAGGGAGAGGGAATGTGCACAAAGGCCAATATTACACCACGAGCGTGCCTcaggccccacctccagcctTCCAAGACTCCTCACCACCCTAGGAAAAAGGCCCCTTTCACTACCCCAGACTCCTCCAGTCCTCCCCACAGCCCTCAGGAAGCCAAGAgctgttccctcagcctggacCCTGGGCTCATGAGGAATTGAGACCCCCAGGCTGTGAAGCCAGGCCTCCTGGGTTCAAGAACAGTCTTGGGTACAGGGTGGCCCTTGAGCCTTACCCTCTTCAGGctgaccaccccacccccacaccatTAGACCCGTTTCCCTGGTTTCACCCCCAATGCCTGCAGAGCGGACCAAACATTGGACAGTTGGAAGGACTGACCAAACTCCACTTCTACCGGCACGCTAGGCCACCTCTGAATGcctgagccccccaccccccttacCTCATTGAGCCCCTGGGGCTGACCCAGAGCCTAGGAAATCAGAGAGCCAAGAGTTTTGCATCGGCTGCTTTATTTAAGGGCTTGTGACTGACAGCTGTCTCcaacccagcccctccctcctctacAACAGCAACCAAACATGAAATCAGGCCACCCTGCCAGGGGGCCCCTGGGACTGTGGCTGGAACCGCAGGCCCAAGGCCttggagggcagggaaggagggtgggcagTCCAGTTCACACGGACAAGTGCTGGTGACATGGGTGAGGAGGCTGGAGAGTCCTGAGGCAGCCTCAGCTGGGCCTGCCCTTGCCTGGGATGTCCTGACCAGGGCCCCAGAGGAGCCAGGGGCCAGAAGAGGGAGCAAGTCAAAGGCTTTGAGAGCTGAGAGAGGCAGTTCAGGCCCTTGGGGCCCAGCAACCCTTCAACTCCACCCCGTGCCCGCGAGGACACCCCCACAGCCACACCTGCAGCCATACACAATTACACTCACACCCACACCCATTCCACACACACAAAGGGCTGCAAAGGCCCTGGACCCACACCCCAACCCTGGAATGTCTCTGGATTGGTACCCAGCAGGCGGGGCTGCCAAGGGGGGTGGGTCTTCTGCGTTGCTACTGATTGGCTGCCTCACAGGCATCTATCCAATCGCTGTATACATCCACTGGTTCTGATAGATCTGAGCCGCTTAGGTCAAGGGCAACTGGTAGCACTGGACCCCTTTCTTATACATACTCTGTTGCTCACACAAGTGTTTGTCAGCCCCTTGCCCTGCACCCTGTCACCCCACATAAGTCAGCAGGTGGTCCTGATTCCTCTCTGTGGCCACAGGCCTGCATCAGGGCACCTAGGAGGGCTGGGTGTCCTTGAGCAGCCCACTCTGGGCAGGGCAGCCCTGAccgccccaccctcaccccctggAAAAAGCCTGGTTTCCCAAGGATACAAGTGATGGGCGTCTGGAATTCCTCTAGGCACACGGTACAGGAGATGACACCAGTGTTGCGGGCCCGATCCCTGgagtgggaggagacagaaggaCTAGTGAATGAGAAGGCCTGTGTCTGTGGGTGatgacccccaccccccaatcaGGAAGGCTGGAGGAGATGGAGGATGGTGGGAGTGGGGAAGCCGCCTCCCGactgaggaaggagaggggaggcccctgtccccactcacATTTTCACATCACAAGACTTCTCGTGGTTGCAGAAGGGGCAGGTGAACTGGGTCTCTAGGGTGCCTGTCATCTTCTTCTTGGGGGGTGGCTTCCGTTTTGACTTTCTACGCCCCATGTCTGCAGGAGGGCAAACCTGTGGAAGGAAGGCGGCCGAATTCAGTGACTCATGGGACCCATGCAGCCCTCTAGATTGACTCTCTAGGAATCAGGCTGGCAAGCAAGCCTGGCTGGCCTGTGGTGAAGGGAGGACTGGCACAGGGCCCCAAGGATCCCAGGGGCGTTCCCTCCCATTCTCTCCACACAGATGCCCCCGCCATGCTGTCCACCCCAAGGGGCAGTCCCCACTCCTAGGGGCACTGGACACCCTagttcctcctcccacccttctCACAAGGCTCTCTGGGCCCTGcactctcccaccccctcctcaatGGCAGCTCCTCAGTCTTTGCTGCTGCTGTgatcccacccccatccccacatcACAAGAGGCCACAAACCCAATCTTTGGGTCCCTCACTGCTCCATCTCCATTCATCTCCACAGAGAGCTCACCCAGTGTCAGGGCTTCACAAGCCTTCTCTACACTTTTGTCACCTCTGAACCGCAGACTCCCCTGACTACCTGCCTCAGCCACACTTCTTCCGATGCTAACAAGCGTTTAAACGTAACCTGTCCAGAACCAAGCTCCAAACACCCCAACCTGCTCTCCTGCAGTCTTCCTCAGCCCAGCAGAGATCAAGTTCCAAAAACCTTGGACTCACACTCGATTCCTCTGGCCCTCTCCCACGCCCCTTACCTCACCCCAATCCTACTGTTCGACCTCTAAAATACATCCAGCATCTGACCACTTCTCCACTAGAATGTCAGTGCTGCGGGCTGGGGTGCGAGCATGATTTGCCCACTGCTGAATCTCCAGCACGCACAGTGCCTGGTATGCACTAAGTGCTCAGTAACTATCTGTTGAATACACAAACAAGTCTCCGGGATCAGAAGGTACAGATGAGCCCCAG
Coding sequences within it:
- the CNN1 gene encoding calponin-1, producing the protein MSSAHFNRGPAYGLSAEVKNKLAQKYDHQREQELREWIEGVTGRRIGNNFMDGLKDGIILCEFINKLQPGSVKKVNESTQNWHQLENIGNFIKAITKYGVKPHDIFEANDLFENTNHTQVQSTLLALASMAKTKGNKVNVGVKYAEKQERKFEPEKLREGRNIIGLQMGTNKFASQQGMTAYGTRRHLYDPKLGTDQPLDQATISLQMGTNKGASQAGMTAPGTKRQIFEPGLGMEHCDTLNVSLQMGSNKGASQRGMTVYGLPRQVYDPKYCLTPEYPELGEPAHNHHPHNYYNSA
- the ELOF1 gene encoding transcription elongation factor 1 homolog; translation: MGRRKSKRKPPPKKKMTGTLETQFTCPFCNHEKSCDVKMDRARNTGVISCTVCLEEFQTPITYLSEPVDVYSDWIDACEAANQ